In Leptospira sp. WS58.C1, a single genomic region encodes these proteins:
- a CDS encoding response regulator translates to MKPLVLVVDDNDRYANNLKTYLQANGCDVLRAIDASQGWDLYLANKHKLKAVITDITMETQTSGLWMIRRIYQDGFEGIKVIATTGFDVSGVMAISKYFLPWFAGVEYMVPKVPLKKGEVILLPTSGVFSDFLSKLKS, encoded by the coding sequence TTGAAACCATTAGTTCTCGTAGTGGACGACAATGATCGTTATGCGAATAATCTCAAAACCTACCTCCAAGCAAACGGATGCGACGTACTTCGAGCTATAGATGCTTCGCAAGGTTGGGATCTTTATCTCGCAAATAAACATAAACTCAAAGCTGTCATCACCGACATCACAATGGAAACCCAGACCTCCGGTCTTTGGATGATCCGCAGGATCTACCAAGATGGATTCGAAGGAATTAAAGTGATCGCCACGACCGGATTCGACGTATCCGGAGTAATGGCGATAAGTAAATATTTCCTTCCTTGGTTTGCAGGAGTGGAATATATGGTGCCAAAAGTCCCGTTAAAAAAAGGAGAAGTCATACTCCTACCCACAAGCGGAGTATTCTCGGATTTTTTAAGCAAACTGAAATCCTAA
- a CDS encoding ABC transporter ATP-binding protein, producing the protein MKIFFRLMSYSVRYKYRFSLGIAFALLTAILNAVSLTSIIPLFDTMAADPNTRFQFEFTEAEQEIIAKEESNLEIRLNPVERAKKVLIDVKRWSNGRTKYMEPKEVVWAVCLLILPLYGLKLLAYLASVYCLATAGYWAVRDIRQELFEKNQMLPLTFFFKEKTGLLMSRIINDVEVVAAVISSNFRDATINFFYVITHLLVLLYLNTELLLIACGIVPLIILPVTLFTKKITRSTERFQEKMADLNANLQEMISGIKVIRVFNTENYEKEKFRKINQNVYRRNFKGQYYLQIAPSLVELTSSLVALGFFALGAKYILAGNVGTPFTVGQFMVFLLTLLFLLRPLTQLSQMVGKISQAIIAGKRIFEIIDLETEDHSEEEKVKVERVTNSIQFKGINFAYPGTNAEVLKDINLNVKVGETIAIVGASGCGKSTLMDLIPRFFDPSVGSIEFDGQNIKDLSLADLRNKIGIVTQDIFLFHGKVADNIAYGKPGASRKDVIRAARLAHAHDFIKQMDNGYDSILGVRGLNLSGGQRQRLVIARALLRDPEIMILDEATSALDAESERLVSDAFRRLFANRTTFVIAHRLSTIKDIPRILVMDNGRIVEEGNHNSLMEKNGLYRKLTDNQYAGVGMLP; encoded by the coding sequence ATGAAAATTTTTTTCCGCTTAATGAGTTATTCAGTACGTTATAAGTACAGATTTTCATTAGGTATTGCATTCGCCCTTTTGACTGCGATCTTAAATGCAGTCTCTTTAACCTCGATCATTCCTCTTTTCGATACTATGGCAGCGGATCCGAATACTCGCTTCCAATTCGAATTCACGGAAGCTGAACAGGAAATCATCGCAAAAGAAGAATCCAACTTAGAGATCCGTTTAAATCCTGTAGAAAGAGCCAAAAAAGTATTGATAGACGTTAAAAGATGGTCTAACGGACGCACCAAATACATGGAACCTAAGGAAGTGGTTTGGGCGGTTTGTCTTTTAATACTTCCTTTGTACGGGCTCAAGCTGCTCGCGTATCTTGCTTCGGTGTATTGTCTTGCAACTGCCGGCTATTGGGCCGTTAGGGATATCCGACAGGAATTGTTCGAGAAAAACCAAATGCTCCCTCTCACCTTTTTCTTTAAGGAAAAAACGGGACTTTTGATGAGTAGGATTATCAACGATGTAGAAGTGGTAGCCGCCGTGATCTCTTCCAATTTCAGAGATGCTACGATCAACTTTTTCTACGTAATTACTCACCTTCTAGTATTACTTTATTTGAATACGGAACTTCTTCTTATCGCATGCGGGATCGTACCTTTGATCATCCTCCCGGTAACCTTATTTACTAAAAAGATCACAAGATCAACGGAACGATTTCAAGAAAAGATGGCGGATCTGAACGCGAATCTACAAGAGATGATTTCCGGAATCAAAGTGATTCGTGTTTTTAACACGGAAAATTACGAGAAGGAAAAATTCCGAAAGATCAATCAGAACGTTTATCGTAGGAATTTTAAAGGGCAGTATTATCTTCAGATCGCTCCGAGCTTAGTCGAGTTGACTTCCTCATTAGTGGCTCTCGGTTTTTTTGCATTAGGTGCAAAGTATATTCTCGCAGGGAACGTAGGTACCCCATTCACTGTGGGGCAGTTCATGGTATTTCTTCTGACGCTACTTTTCCTTCTTCGTCCTTTAACACAATTATCGCAGATGGTGGGAAAAATTTCGCAAGCAATCATCGCGGGCAAAAGGATATTCGAGATCATCGATCTGGAAACGGAAGATCATAGCGAAGAAGAAAAAGTAAAAGTAGAAAGAGTTACCAACTCGATCCAGTTTAAAGGTATCAACTTCGCTTATCCTGGAACGAATGCGGAAGTATTGAAAGATATTAACTTAAATGTGAAAGTGGGCGAAACGATCGCAATTGTAGGTGCAAGCGGTTGTGGAAAATCCACATTAATGGACTTAATTCCTAGATTCTTTGATCCGAGTGTAGGGTCGATCGAGTTCGATGGACAAAATATTAAGGATCTTTCTCTTGCCGATCTACGCAATAAGATCGGGATCGTGACCCAAGACATTTTTCTATTCCACGGAAAAGTGGCGGATAATATCGCGTATGGAAAACCGGGAGCGAGCAGGAAAGATGTAATCCGAGCTGCGAGGCTTGCTCACGCCCATGACTTTATCAAACAAATGGATAATGGATACGATAGTATCCTGGGAGTGAGAGGTTTAAATCTTTCAGGCGGTCAGAGACAAAGGCTTGTGATAGCAAGAGCCCTATTAAGAGATCCCGAGATCATGATCTTGGATGAGGCCACTTCCGCATTAGACGCAGAGTCCGAAAGATTAGTAAGCGATGCATTCCGTAGATTATTCGCAAACCGTACTACTTTCGTGATCGCTCATCGACTTTCTACAATCAAGGACATCCCTCGTATACTTGTTATGGACAACGGAAGAATTGTAGAGGAAGGAAATCATAATTCTCTAATGGAGAAAAACGGTCTTTATCGTAAACTTACAGACAATCAATACGCCGGAGTGGGGATGCTACCTTGA
- a CDS encoding anthranilate synthase component II, whose product MILLVDNYDSFTYNLYQYFSQIGNKVEVFRNDKIDLNEIKRLDPKGIVLSPGPGRPEDSRVCIDILKELAGQLPILGVCLGHQAIGLVHGGKIVNAPTIMHGKVSLIEHDGKDIYKSLPSPFLATRYHSLVIQPESLPDVLEVSSKTEDGIIMGVRHKTKPHLYGVQFHPESIMTQNGLELVRNFSRIVSEA is encoded by the coding sequence ATGATCCTTCTCGTAGACAATTACGATTCTTTTACATATAATCTGTATCAGTATTTTTCGCAGATCGGCAACAAGGTAGAAGTTTTTCGCAACGATAAGATAGATCTAAACGAGATCAAAAGATTAGATCCGAAAGGGATCGTATTAAGTCCCGGCCCTGGACGTCCTGAAGACTCGAGAGTATGTATAGACATTTTAAAAGAACTGGCTGGACAACTTCCGATCTTAGGCGTATGTTTAGGTCACCAAGCTATAGGACTCGTCCATGGCGGAAAGATCGTAAACGCTCCGACTATCATGCACGGAAAAGTAAGTCTGATTGAACATGATGGTAAGGATATTTATAAATCATTACCATCTCCTTTTTTAGCCACCAGATATCATTCTCTTGTGATCCAACCGGAAAGCCTTCCCGACGTATTGGAAGTCTCCTCCAAAACGGAAGACGGGATTATTATGGGAGTGCGTCATAAGACAAAACCTCATTTATACGGAGTGCAATTCCATCCGGAGTCTATCATGACCCAAAACGGATTGGAGCTGGTGAGAAATTTTTCTCGAATCGTGTCAGAAGCATAA
- the trpE gene encoding anthranilate synthase component I, with protein sequence METPVSLFAKWGGTEAKHSFLLESVEGGENVGRNSFLGKDPYRLLYGKNGLFYVSKRKEPETEIITYDPLFLLEYSMGDDIYVPDHRLPSFQGGAVGFLSFAAVRYYENIPDTKPEDEPSPDVYFALYDEILVVDHVDRLLRIVVNARLSEYEDPKACYEATLERIDAIEKEIREGELPGWVKHPLESKEKLEYTPNIPDEDYKKAVQKAKEYIYAGDIFQVVPSRKLEFRPGVPPFQVYRGLRTVNPSPYMYFLKLDDISLVGSSPEIMVKCKDRKTYLRPIAGTRPRGANPEADKLLEENLLADPKEIAEHIMLVDLGRNDLGRVCEAGSVRVEDFKIIEKYSHVMHIVSQCSGILEEGKSVYDLLRATLPAGTVSGAPKIRAMEIIDELERTRRGIYSGALGYISYQGDTDMAIVIRTISFYGEKAFVQAGGGVVYDSSPEGELEETKNKMAALLRAVDFARNGLKGEWNR encoded by the coding sequence TTGGAAACCCCGGTGTCTCTTTTTGCAAAATGGGGAGGCACCGAGGCCAAACATTCTTTTCTTCTAGAATCGGTAGAAGGTGGAGAGAATGTAGGTAGAAATTCCTTCTTAGGAAAAGATCCCTATCGACTACTGTACGGTAAGAACGGTCTATTCTACGTTTCCAAAAGAAAAGAACCGGAAACCGAGATCATCACTTACGATCCTTTATTCCTTTTGGAATATTCCATGGGAGACGATATTTACGTTCCGGATCATAGGCTTCCTTCTTTCCAAGGTGGAGCAGTAGGATTCCTTTCCTTTGCAGCTGTACGTTATTATGAAAATATCCCGGATACTAAACCGGAAGACGAACCTTCTCCCGATGTTTACTTCGCTTTATACGACGAGATACTGGTTGTAGATCATGTGGATCGCCTTTTAAGGATCGTAGTAAACGCACGTCTTTCAGAATACGAAGATCCCAAAGCTTGTTACGAAGCTACATTAGAAAGAATTGATGCAATCGAAAAAGAGATCCGAGAGGGAGAACTCCCAGGTTGGGTCAAGCATCCATTGGAATCCAAGGAGAAGTTGGAATACACTCCCAATATTCCGGACGAGGATTATAAAAAAGCGGTCCAAAAAGCGAAGGAATATATTTACGCGGGAGATATCTTCCAAGTCGTTCCTTCTAGAAAGTTGGAATTCCGACCGGGAGTTCCTCCTTTCCAAGTATATCGCGGATTAAGAACCGTTAATCCGAGTCCTTATATGTATTTCCTCAAATTGGACGATATTTCCTTAGTCGGATCTTCTCCTGAGATCATGGTAAAATGTAAGGATAGAAAAACGTACCTCCGACCGATCGCAGGTACAAGACCGAGAGGAGCCAATCCGGAAGCGGATAAACTTCTAGAAGAAAATCTTTTAGCGGATCCCAAAGAGATCGCAGAACATATCATGCTCGTTGATCTAGGAAGGAACGACCTAGGCAGGGTTTGTGAAGCGGGAAGTGTTCGAGTTGAAGACTTCAAAATTATAGAAAAATATTCCCACGTAATGCATATTGTGAGCCAGTGCTCGGGTATTTTGGAAGAAGGAAAATCCGTTTACGATCTTCTTAGAGCCACTCTTCCTGCTGGAACGGTTTCAGGAGCACCTAAGATTAGAGCTATGGAGATCATAGACGAATTAGAAAGAACCAGAAGAGGGATTTATTCCGGAGCCTTAGGTTATATTTCCTACCAAGGAGATACTGATATGGCGATAGTGATCCGCACGATCTCTTTTTACGGCGAAAAGGCATTCGTCCAAGCGGGGGGCGGAGTGGTGTATGATTCATCTCCTGAAGGCGAATTAGAAGAGACCAAAAATAAAATGGCCGCTTTACTTAGAGCTGTGGACTTTGCAAGAAACGGATTGAAAGGAGAATGGAATAGATGA
- a CDS encoding acyl-CoA dehydrogenase family protein: MDFALSDDQKALRGLARDFAKNEIRPKAEHHDKTGEYPLQILKKAWEIGLMNIHIPEKYNGAGMPELDDVIIAEELFWGCSAMATAILANNLALAPVLIGASDEVLKKWVQPMTEQFQLCAYAVTEPGAGSDVAGIRTTARKVGDEYIINGSKMWITNAGYADWFFVLTKTDPAAGHKGITGFIVSSKTPGVVVGKKELNMGQRCSDTRGITFEEVKVHKSQMIGKEGDGFKIAMGAFDHTRPGVATGAVGVARAAMEHALEYAKTRTAFGKPIIENQAISFMIAEMARDIEAGRLLCHQAAWLIDNGFRNTYQASIAKAFCADACMRITTDAVQVLGGYGFNSEYPVEKLMRDAKIFQIYEGTSQIQRLIISRYLTEGKGIEGPNL; encoded by the coding sequence ATGGATTTCGCCCTTTCAGACGATCAAAAAGCGCTTAGAGGTCTTGCCAGAGATTTTGCAAAAAATGAGATCCGCCCAAAAGCGGAACATCACGATAAAACGGGAGAATACCCTCTTCAGATCTTGAAAAAGGCCTGGGAAATCGGCCTAATGAATATCCATATTCCGGAAAAATATAACGGAGCCGGAATGCCGGAATTGGATGATGTTATCATTGCAGAAGAATTATTTTGGGGTTGCTCCGCAATGGCGACTGCTATCCTTGCGAATAACCTTGCTCTCGCTCCCGTGCTCATCGGTGCAAGCGACGAGGTTTTGAAAAAATGGGTCCAACCAATGACCGAACAATTCCAACTCTGCGCGTATGCGGTGACCGAACCGGGAGCAGGTTCCGATGTTGCAGGTATCCGCACTACCGCAAGAAAAGTGGGAGACGAATACATCATTAATGGTTCCAAGATGTGGATCACAAACGCAGGTTATGCGGATTGGTTCTTCGTTCTTACTAAGACCGATCCTGCCGCAGGTCATAAAGGTATCACTGGATTTATAGTTAGTTCCAAAACCCCCGGTGTAGTAGTGGGTAAAAAAGAATTGAATATGGGACAAAGATGTTCCGACACCAGAGGGATCACTTTTGAAGAAGTGAAAGTACACAAAAGCCAAATGATCGGTAAAGAAGGTGACGGATTTAAGATCGCGATGGGAGCATTCGACCACACTCGCCCGGGTGTTGCGACGGGAGCAGTCGGCGTTGCAAGAGCTGCCATGGAACATGCATTAGAATATGCTAAAACTAGGACTGCATTCGGGAAACCTATTATAGAAAACCAAGCTATCTCGTTTATGATCGCAGAGATGGCGAGAGATATAGAAGCAGGAAGACTTCTTTGTCACCAAGCGGCCTGGTTGATAGATAACGGTTTCAGAAATACATACCAAGCTTCTATCGCGAAAGCGTTCTGCGCGGATGCATGTATGAGAATTACCACCGACGCAGTACAAGTATTAGGCGGTTACGGTTTTAACTCCGAATATCCGGTGGAAAAACTGATGAGAGACGCGAAAATTTTCCAAATTTACGAAGGTACTTCTCAAATCCAAAGATTGATCATCTCTCGTTACCTGACTGAAGGTAAAGGGATAGAAGGACCGAACCTCTGA
- a CDS encoding patatin-like phospholipase family protein: MASKKSPNLIFKKSYDALVLNSAFFGFYAHSGFSLGLKEIGFKPAAITGSSSGALIGSLVASGLPPEEITRFILTLKKSDFWDGNIFSQFLKPIRKGLKNYSGILSGKKIRTLLEPYLGGKDISEMPIKMGIAVSNLTKGIRELKTEGNIIDMIMASMTFPLLFEIPNLQGEEFLDGGVADAEPIKEFILDPSIKRIVVHDIENRKPVSDKVLMRAFDSCVSVIASETRDLKELLAKKYGKKIIRVVTNTPYLHPKKMENGRLALELGRRSAHFMKSQILGT; this comes from the coding sequence ATGGCTTCCAAAAAATCGCCGAACCTTATTTTTAAAAAATCCTATGACGCACTGGTTTTGAATTCAGCGTTTTTCGGTTTTTACGCTCATTCAGGTTTTTCCCTCGGGCTAAAAGAAATCGGTTTTAAACCGGCTGCAATCACCGGTTCGAGCTCCGGAGCGTTGATCGGTTCCTTGGTCGCCTCAGGACTTCCTCCGGAAGAGATCACAAGATTCATTCTTACATTAAAAAAAAGCGATTTTTGGGACGGGAATATTTTCAGTCAATTCTTGAAACCGATCAGAAAAGGACTTAAAAATTATTCGGGCATTCTTTCGGGAAAAAAGATCAGGACATTATTGGAACCTTACTTAGGAGGTAAGGATATTTCGGAGATGCCCATTAAAATGGGGATCGCAGTTTCTAATCTTACGAAAGGGATCAGAGAATTAAAGACCGAAGGAAATATCATCGATATGATCATGGCCTCCATGACATTCCCTCTTCTTTTTGAAATTCCTAATCTACAAGGAGAAGAATTTCTAGACGGCGGTGTTGCAGACGCCGAACCGATTAAAGAATTCATTCTGGACCCGAGTATCAAAAGGATCGTAGTCCATGATATAGAGAACCGTAAACCTGTTTCGGATAAAGTGCTGATGAGAGCATTCGATTCTTGCGTGAGTGTGATCGCAAGCGAGACCAGAGATCTGAAAGAATTACTAGCCAAGAAATACGGTAAAAAAATAATTAGAGTAGTGACCAATACTCCCTATCTTCATCCGAAAAAAATGGAAAACGGTAGATTGGCGTTAGAACTTGGAAGAAGGTCCGCTCATTTTATGAAGTCCCAGATTTTGGGGACTTAA
- the cutA gene encoding divalent-cation tolerance protein CutA: MGYRTFYVTTKNETEALEIAETLVNERLVACANLIPGMKSVYRWHGRLEHEQETVLLLKTKDSEAEKVVARISELHSYTVPCIVSWEIKEANQKYLSWIDSEIRK, encoded by the coding sequence ATGGGATATCGAACTTTTTACGTCACTACAAAGAACGAGACAGAGGCTTTGGAAATTGCGGAAACTTTAGTGAACGAAAGACTGGTCGCCTGCGCCAATTTGATCCCTGGGATGAAATCCGTTTATAGATGGCATGGCAGGTTGGAGCATGAGCAGGAAACCGTTCTTTTGTTAAAAACCAAAGATTCCGAGGCCGAAAAAGTTGTAGCAAGAATTTCGGAATTACATAGTTACACGGTTCCATGTATCGTTTCCTGGGAAATCAAAGAGGCTAACCAAAAGTATTTGAGTTGGATAGATTCGGAAATCAGAAAATAA
- a CDS encoding alpha/beta fold hydrolase, which yields MLIVGGSFYSCKSDSSQNAEAAALLASLDPSLAQAVGNKNVSELEDSSGEIQNAFAQESDGSFTFDNTIKITANDGVVLEASLFAPNTPSPTGKYPAVIFVNSWALNKYEYLVPAAKLAKKGYIVLSYSTRGFGASGGLIDTAGPKDRSDLSKILDWLLANTQSDPANIGISGISYGAGISLAGVSTEPRIKTAVAMSGWGNLKRSLYGNDTPRLIWGLLLVASSYITGRPDPIIAENFGKLLQHKDIDFVSAWAADRSPETFVGQLNASEGKSVLISNNFEDFLFNPNAVLDYYSKITVPKKLLMNEGIHASAELTGILGISGFVWDNAYDWFDYWLKGINNGIMDKPQVTFQKRFAGPRITLPSWPSPTVSDKTFYLKPRGLFTNGELSTSQNTTVTNTGILSGADTLASTGFPLLSDILAAHAEIPVQTNLGFVSRLNGIVYQSSTLNSALKIRGKMFWNGRISSSLGKANVNVYFYDINKNGTATLITHGTGTIFDAGWYETKSMSIDLNAVAYDVPAGNKIAIAIDTFDSQYAVPTVLIYGLDVKHSKSQQSTLVIQSEN from the coding sequence ATGCTGATCGTGGGAGGGTCTTTTTACTCTTGTAAAAGTGATTCTTCTCAAAATGCGGAAGCTGCTGCCCTCTTAGCTTCCCTGGATCCAAGCCTGGCTCAAGCTGTAGGAAACAAAAACGTTTCCGAGTTAGAAGATTCCAGCGGGGAGATCCAAAACGCTTTCGCGCAGGAGAGCGACGGAAGTTTCACTTTCGATAATACTATAAAGATAACTGCAAACGACGGAGTGGTATTAGAAGCTAGTCTTTTCGCACCTAATACACCTTCTCCAACAGGAAAATACCCTGCGGTAATTTTCGTAAACAGTTGGGCGTTGAATAAATACGAGTATCTGGTTCCCGCAGCCAAACTCGCTAAAAAAGGATACATCGTTCTCTCGTATAGCACCCGAGGTTTCGGAGCTTCCGGAGGACTCATTGATACTGCCGGTCCAAAAGACAGATCGGACCTGAGTAAAATTCTGGATTGGTTGCTCGCTAATACTCAATCAGATCCGGCAAATATCGGTATTTCTGGTATTTCTTATGGTGCTGGAATTTCTTTGGCAGGTGTGAGCACCGAACCTAGGATTAAAACTGCAGTTGCAATGAGCGGTTGGGGAAATCTCAAACGTTCTCTTTATGGTAACGATACTCCTCGATTGATCTGGGGACTGTTACTAGTCGCTTCCAGTTATATTACGGGAAGACCTGATCCGATCATCGCGGAGAATTTCGGAAAACTTTTACAACATAAGGATATCGATTTTGTGTCCGCATGGGCAGCAGATCGTTCTCCGGAAACTTTCGTAGGACAATTGAATGCTTCTGAAGGTAAATCGGTATTGATCTCTAATAATTTCGAGGACTTCTTATTCAACCCGAATGCGGTTTTGGATTATTATTCTAAGATCACCGTTCCTAAAAAACTTTTAATGAACGAAGGGATCCATGCAAGCGCTGAGCTAACCGGCATTTTAGGTATCTCCGGTTTTGTATGGGATAACGCCTATGATTGGTTCGATTATTGGTTGAAAGGGATCAATAACGGGATCATGGACAAACCTCAGGTTACTTTCCAAAAACGTTTTGCAGGCCCTAGGATAACTCTTCCTTCTTGGCCTTCTCCTACCGTTTCCGATAAAACTTTTTATCTGAAACCTAGAGGTTTATTCACGAACGGTGAATTATCCACGAGCCAGAATACTACCGTTACAAACACAGGAATTCTTTCCGGAGCGGACACTCTCGCCAGCACCGGATTTCCCTTGCTTTCGGACATTCTCGCCGCACATGCTGAAATTCCTGTACAAACTAATTTAGGTTTTGTAAGCAGATTAAACGGCATCGTTTACCAATCTTCTACCTTAAACTCTGCATTGAAGATCAGAGGTAAAATGTTCTGGAACGGAAGGATCTCCTCCAGCTTAGGAAAGGCTAACGTGAACGTTTACTTCTACGATATAAACAAAAACGGCACCGCTACTTTGATCACTCATGGTACTGGAACCATTTTCGACGCGGGATGGTATGAAACAAAAAGTATGTCTATCGATCTAAATGCGGTAGCTTACGATGTTCCTGCAGGAAATAAGATCGCGATTGCAATCGACACTTTCGATTCTCAATACGCTGTGCCTACCGTGCTGATTTATGGTCTGGATGTGAAACATTCCAAAAGCCAACAATCCACATTAGTGATCCAATCGGAGAATTAA
- a CDS encoding helix-turn-helix domain-containing protein, which produces MLLCVACLLRPEKTAGLKILSLLSFCVSIQFLYVYFLLKGIYFEPSFLNHLHIPFAWFLGPGMYSLYSVTVREEKFTAFERSFYLPGIFLLIVFPTLYLVLPQIFSSHPVDYFEKGSTSWSDILLLGAYSANLLFYSSIVWQTRAAFRLERLKKDAGARILLFVVIGSGSVTSILVISYLIRDIHLLFISVLSTVVYAVAGYLAQIYAPEVFNEMGPSMRDAYRNSRLEGVDTTDLENRLESLMTKEKIYLQEDLSLSALSNQLDIKPYQLSEFLNQRKGTNFAKFVNGFRVAEAVRILQKEEGANILSVAYRSGFNSKATFNLAFKSIQGVSPREYLRKSKVS; this is translated from the coding sequence ATGCTACTCTGCGTGGCATGCCTACTCCGCCCGGAAAAAACCGCCGGCTTAAAGATCTTATCTTTATTATCTTTTTGTGTTTCGATCCAATTCTTGTATGTGTATTTTCTTTTGAAGGGTATTTATTTCGAACCTTCGTTTTTAAATCATCTTCATATTCCATTCGCTTGGTTTTTAGGACCGGGAATGTATAGTCTATATTCTGTTACCGTGCGAGAGGAGAAGTTCACAGCCTTCGAACGGAGTTTTTACCTTCCGGGAATATTTCTTCTTATCGTATTTCCTACCTTATATTTAGTTTTACCTCAAATCTTTTCAAGCCATCCTGTGGATTATTTCGAGAAGGGCTCCACTAGTTGGTCGGATATCCTTCTACTAGGCGCCTATTCCGCGAATTTACTATTTTATTCTTCTATCGTTTGGCAAACAAGAGCCGCATTCCGATTGGAAAGACTCAAAAAAGATGCCGGAGCAAGGATTCTACTGTTCGTTGTGATCGGAAGCGGAAGTGTAACTTCTATCCTGGTCATTTCTTATTTGATCAGAGATATTCATTTATTATTCATTTCTGTTCTAAGTACGGTGGTATATGCGGTTGCCGGTTATCTAGCGCAGATATATGCTCCGGAAGTTTTCAACGAGATGGGACCTTCTATGAGAGATGCTTATCGTAATTCCAGGTTAGAAGGTGTGGATACGACGGATCTGGAAAATCGTCTGGAAAGTTTGATGACAAAAGAAAAAATCTATCTGCAAGAAGATCTTTCTCTTTCCGCACTATCCAATCAGTTAGATATCAAACCATATCAACTTTCAGAATTTCTGAACCAAAGAAAAGGTACCAACTTTGCAAAGTTTGTAAACGGTTTCCGAGTTGCGGAAGCGGTCCGTATATTACAAAAAGAAGAAGGAGCCAATATCCTTTCCGTCGCTTACAGATCCGGTTTCAATTCCAAGGCGACCTTCAACCTTGCATTTAAATCTATACAAGGTGTTTCCCCTCGAGAATATCTGCGAAAATCCAAAGTCTCTTAA
- a CDS encoding OmpA family protein, whose product MAFRGFLILFFLIPSYIFSETPVLFRWKMKSGDDLELNEYHRVKARQGARVIHREDKNRILLKAVSCKKEGCDFSAIFDTYIKFPELDPAFYKDKTFKSKFHISETGQYTVPPEYSMPNLRSLPTFSSKEVGPGEEWNKPASESFQFSTARIEIPVQAKYIYQGRGDWEYAGKKGNADLIEYNYNLMKESDPIAQNIPYKIYGFAKGKVFFDSEQGVPQYKYVQLAYTFVFPNGIAQEMSFEIHGVYSKQNSVTENDKDKIAEEVKRILGPFPEGSTYPRKRPNGKKGNGLEWPEWEGNPEEEIADRAPVEIRKSNEGVVLSLDNLLFDYNKSELKPEAKKVLERIADVLKKYPDREIRISGHTDDKGSQEYNLKLSQDRALSVLQELRNSHGIEETRMSYRGYGKSQPVTENSTESGRAKNRRVDITIVLE is encoded by the coding sequence ATGGCATTCAGAGGGTTCCTCATACTCTTCTTCTTAATACCCTCTTATATATTTTCCGAAACTCCTGTATTATTCCGATGGAAAATGAAGTCCGGAGACGATCTCGAATTGAACGAATACCACCGAGTAAAAGCCAGACAAGGCGCTCGAGTCATTCACAGAGAAGATAAGAATCGAATTTTATTGAAGGCCGTTTCCTGTAAAAAGGAAGGCTGCGATTTTTCCGCGATATTCGATACCTATATTAAATTTCCCGAATTAGATCCGGCTTTCTATAAAGATAAAACTTTCAAGAGCAAATTTCATATTTCGGAAACGGGGCAGTATACGGTACCTCCCGAATACAGTATGCCCAATCTCAGATCGCTGCCTACATTCTCCTCGAAAGAGGTAGGACCGGGAGAAGAGTGGAACAAACCTGCTTCCGAAAGTTTTCAGTTCTCGACGGCTAGGATAGAGATCCCTGTCCAGGCAAAGTATATTTATCAAGGAAGAGGGGATTGGGAATACGCTGGTAAAAAAGGGAATGCAGACCTGATAGAATATAATTATAACTTAATGAAGGAATCCGATCCTATCGCTCAGAATATACCGTACAAAATTTACGGTTTCGCAAAGGGAAAAGTATTCTTCGATTCCGAACAAGGCGTTCCACAATACAAATATGTGCAGCTTGCTTACACTTTCGTTTTTCCGAATGGGATAGCGCAGGAAATGTCTTTCGAGATCCACGGGGTTTATTCCAAACAAAATTCCGTTACCGAGAATGATAAGGACAAAATTGCGGAGGAAGTAAAAAGGATCCTCGGACCTTTTCCGGAGGGAAGCACTTATCCTAGAAAAAGACCGAATGGTAAAAAAGGAAACGGATTAGAATGGCCCGAGTGGGAAGGAAATCCGGAAGAAGAAATCGCAGACCGCGCACCGGTTGAGATCAGAAAATCGAACGAAGGTGTTGTACTGTCTTTGGATAATCTTCTTTTCGATTACAATAAATCCGAATTAAAACCGGAAGCGAAAAAGGTTTTGGAAAGGATTGCAGACGTTCTGAAAAAATATCCGGATAGAGAAATTCGGATCAGCGGACATACGGACGATAAAGGAAGCCAAGAATATAATCTAAAACTTTCCCAAGATCGAGCATTATCGGTTCTGCAAGAGTTACGAAATTCTCATGGAATAGAGGAAACTAGAATGTCGTACAGAGGTTATGGGAAGTCTCAGCCTGTTACGGAAAATTCCACGGAATCAGGCAGGGCAAAAAACCGAAGAGTAGATATCACCATCGTTTTGGAATAA